The Fulvivirga maritima genome segment TTCATGGGTTTTGGTTTGATTAATATAAATTTAAATTAATAATTTTTAATGAAAAATTACCCTATTTAGCTCAAATCAACCCAAAGATTTCTGCCAATTCCAAGCATCCTTCAATGCTTCAGCTAGAGTAATTTCTGCTTTCCATTTCAATTCTCTTTCTACTTTGCTAGCATCAGCATATACTTTTTCTACATCTCCGGATCTTCTTGCTCCTATTTCGTAATTTAATTTTACGCCTGTTACTTCTTGAAAAGTATCTACTACTTCTTGTACTGAATTACCATTACCAGTACCCACGTTGAATACTTCCAAGCAAGCATCTTTACGAGCTAGGAGATAATCTAAAGCAGCTATATGTGCTTTTGCTAAATCCACTACATGTATGTAGTCTCTGATGCAAGTACCATCAGCTGTATTATAGTCATTACCAAATATGGTAAGCTTTTCTCTTATTTCCGCTGCTGTTTGGGTAATGAAAGGCACTAGATTATTGGGTGTTCCCAAAGGCAATTCCCCTATTAAAGAAGTAGGGTGTGCTCCAATAGGATTAAAATATCTTAAAAATATTCCTTTGAATGTTTCAGATGTTTTAGCGAAATCTGTAGTGATATC includes the following:
- the galE gene encoding UDP-glucose 4-epimerase GalE; amino-acid sequence: MVEKKILVTGGAGYIGSHTCVELINSGYTPIIIDNFSNSEKFILDRLKELTGQEVALEEGDCGDYDFLKSVFKKHADISGVIHFAAYKAVGESAKLPLKYYQNNLLSTINMLKVLDEEGVTNFVFSSSCTVYGEPDKLPVTEETPTKPAESPYGRTKQICEDITTDFAKTSETFKGIFLRYFNPIGAHPTSLIGELPLGTPNNLVPFITQTAAEIREKLTIFGNDYNTADGTCIRDYIHVVDLAKAHIAALDYLLARKDACLEVFNVGTGNGNSVQEVVDTFQEVTGVKLNYEIGARRSGDVEKVYADASKVERELKWKAEITLAEALKDAWNWQKSLG